A single region of the Saprospiraceae bacterium genome encodes:
- a CDS encoding DUF4038 domain-containing protein, producing MAKTGLLISIFLSVVLSARCDTAIWSKLELTFTSTKVYDNPIYDVNSFTATFSSPTGRQHQINGFWDGAQTFRIRFSPDELGTWTYETSCSDKENSGLHQQKGTFVCVPNTNQLAIYQKGHLRRSRGAYHLTYDDGTPFFYTACTAWNGALKSTDAEWETYLAQRAANHYNVIQFVTTQWRGCEKDQKGEVAFTGSGRITLNPAFFQRMDGKVDQINAHGLIAAPVLLWALPFGNGRHLSPGYYLPEAEAILLAKYLVARYGGNQVIWILGGDGKYIDTFEQRWKNIGRAVFEGAHPGIVAQHPQGTSWIGDTYKDENWLDIVGYQSSHSNGEKTVNWINKGPMAQQWDKLPPRPLINLEPNYEEIYFRISVEDVRNASYWSIFATPISGITYGANGIWPWIQKEGELIENHNNPGGKGPSTWEKSIAFPGSIQIGYLSAFIQQFQWWQLKPALELLTHQPGDEVFNHFISVVANDDRSTILVYTPKQQEIKIRNTRGLTYKAKWFDPIQNRYLEGKIVEADQVMVLTPPLAQDFVLVLEEG from the coding sequence ATGGCTAAAACAGGCCTACTCATCTCCATTTTTCTATCTGTGGTCTTATCTGCCAGATGCGACACCGCCATTTGGTCCAAATTGGAATTGACCTTTACCAGTACCAAGGTGTATGACAATCCCATTTATGACGTCAATTCCTTTACTGCCACCTTCTCCTCCCCTACTGGCCGCCAACACCAAATCAATGGCTTTTGGGATGGCGCGCAGACCTTCCGGATTCGATTTTCGCCGGATGAGTTAGGGACCTGGACCTATGAAACGAGCTGCTCAGATAAGGAGAATAGTGGTCTGCATCAACAAAAAGGGACTTTTGTTTGTGTTCCCAATACCAACCAGTTGGCCATTTACCAGAAAGGGCATCTACGGCGGAGCAGGGGGGCTTATCACCTCACTTATGACGACGGAACCCCCTTCTTCTATACCGCCTGCACCGCCTGGAATGGCGCCCTGAAATCCACAGATGCGGAATGGGAGACCTATTTAGCCCAAAGGGCCGCTAACCATTACAATGTCATCCAATTTGTCACCACCCAATGGCGGGGCTGCGAAAAGGACCAAAAGGGAGAGGTCGCATTTACAGGCAGCGGTCGAATAACCTTAAATCCAGCATTTTTCCAACGAATGGATGGAAAAGTCGATCAAATTAATGCCCACGGACTCATCGCCGCCCCCGTTTTGCTTTGGGCCTTGCCGTTTGGCAATGGTCGACACCTTAGCCCTGGCTATTATTTACCCGAAGCCGAGGCAATTTTGCTAGCCAAATACCTGGTGGCTCGATATGGTGGCAACCAGGTGATCTGGATCCTGGGCGGGGATGGCAAATACATTGACACCTTTGAACAACGTTGGAAAAACATAGGTCGGGCCGTTTTCGAAGGGGCGCACCCTGGCATCGTCGCCCAACACCCGCAAGGTACTTCCTGGATCGGCGACACCTACAAAGACGAAAACTGGCTGGATATTGTTGGCTACCAATCCAGTCACAGCAATGGTGAAAAAACCGTCAATTGGATCAATAAAGGCCCCATGGCCCAGCAATGGGACAAGCTCCCGCCAAGGCCCCTCATAAACCTGGAGCCCAACTATGAAGAAATCTATTTCAGAATAAGCGTTGAAGATGTTCGCAATGCCTCCTATTGGAGCATCTTTGCCACCCCCATCTCGGGCATCACCTATGGCGCCAATGGCATCTGGCCCTGGATTCAAAAGGAAGGTGAGCTCATCGAAAACCACAATAACCCAGGCGGCAAAGGGCCCTCTACCTGGGAAAAAAGCATCGCCTTTCCAGGTAGCATCCAAATCGGCTATTTATCCGCTTTTATTCAACAATTCCAGTGGTGGCAACTCAAACCTGCTCTCGAATTGCTAACCCACCAACCAGGAGACGAGGTTTTCAATCACTTTATTTCCGTCGTCGCAAATGACGACCGTAGTACCATCCTGGTTTACACGCCCAAACAGCAGGAGATTAAGATTCGAAATACCCGAGGATTAACATACAAAGCCAAATGGTTTGACCCCATCCAAAACCGATACCTGGAAGGGAAAATAGTTGAGGCTGACCAGGTGATGGTATTGACGCCGCCGCTGGCGCAGGATTTTGTGTTGGTGTTGGAGGAGGGGTGA